The sequence GGTCAACTGGAAAATGTTTGATGGCTTACCACAACTGGAGTACCTCTCTCTCGAAGAAAATCACCTGCGGTTTATTCCAGAGTTCACCTTCTATGGAGCCCCAAACCTAAAGACACTTTCACTAGCATACAACAAACTTCTAAGCCTGCAATATACAAGTTTGGCAGGATTGCTGGAACTCAGAAAGTTAGACCTCTCCCACAATAACTTTTCGCACCTATCTGAGCTTTCTCTGCCTCCATTACCGCACTTGAAAACAGCTGATTTCAGGCATAATCCCATTGAAACTGTTTTTTCTAGCacttttgaaataatgaatgcCACTGAGATACTATACTTGGGAGGAGATGACATTGGGatagaaatcattcaaaattcattctctGGCCTAAAATCCTTACTTAAACTATTCATTCATAATGTCAACATCGATATAATTGAAAGGGTAACTCTAACTGGAATGCCACTTCTCAGAGAACTTGAAATGAAGGGATCAATAAAAGCCATTGATTTTGATGCCTTTGCAGAAGTACCAAAATTGGAACAATTAACACTAAGTCACTGTCAGATAAAAACCATATCCATGGATGCATTTATAGGGGTTTTCCAACTGATTTACTTGGATTTATCATACAATGATCTGGAAAGTTTACCTCCTGGAATATTCGACCAACATTCATCCCTTAAGGAATTGCTTTtacaaaataacaaatttaaagaATTACCTGAAAGAGTGTTCCAAAATATTCAGGCCAAAATGATACGCCTTGATGGAAACCCATGGCATTGTACTTGTGCCATGATGGGCTGGCGAGAAACATCTATAAACAAGGTGAAGGAACGAACAAATTCAATTTGCCAAAATCACTATGACAAAGGATTATCATGTAGACAGTCAGGGACAGCTTATATTTATGATAAAAGAGTAGCTCCACAATGTGAAACCCCAGTTAAGTACAAAAACTGGAGTGTGTTTCACGTTTTGAGGAAGGTATTACGGTGCAAAAAGTATACTTATAAAGCCAATGTCATCAAGCAATCTTACTCCAACTATATCTCTAAGCAAGGATTGCTAGGCATGAAAACAAGATTGGACGAAAGCAAtaagttggtgaaaaaaataaagccacAAAATGAAATGCAGGCAGTAGCGACAATTACTGATTCAGTATCCTTAGTGGAACAACAGAATAATGAAACCGGAAGTGAAACAATATCGACATCATATCCAGAAGAAAAACAACCCAGCTCAACCAGCCTCCAAACAGTAACAACATCAAATAAGCCACTAAAATCACCAAATACAAGTCAATCACCTCAAACTTATGAAGACATAATTGTCCCTACAACAGAAGAGAATGGAACAAAAATCCCTGCAACTGAACACCCTCACTTTAATCCCTCCATATCAAATACTATGGCTCATTTCCCCACTCCATCAAcagcaaaaaaaagtaaaatatataaaaaagaaaatgtcaGTCAAATAACAGCAGGCAGAGACAATGATCTGCAAAACGACCTACTCAGTTTCCTTCAACCAAATAGTGACAGAGTGGACAATGGCCCTCCATCTCTCAAGTTCCCTATAGACAGAGACACTTCAAAAAAACCAAGTGTTTTGAAAAAGCAAGGTGACATCTCCATCAATGACAGAGAATACATTTTATTTgacggaaacaaaaaaataaaagtatccaAAAAAGCTTATAAGTTAGAAATGGAAAGGCAAGCAAAAGAGAGACTAAGATCGAACTGAAcctgtaaataaattgtgaaatgaaATGAGTGAGACATTGAGAAAAATGTGGCTATTTGGTATTACCAAGCAGAAGAGTGAAGGTAAGGACTCATGAGTGTGATAGTGATTTTTACACTACTGAAATTAACCTAAACTTTTCTGAAGAAAATTCATTGCTATCTTAAGGTCATAGGTACTGggataaattcataaaatacaaagagaggATTATAGACTCGCAGTTTAACATCATAACTTATGATTTCATAGTAAATTAACTAATTGTGATCAAGATTTCAACCTAAAATTTCACTTGCCTAAGTATCACAATGCATGAAGATAAAAAACCTGAGTTTGAAAGTTTTTGCCAATAATAAATATGCAGATATAGAACATTTTAACATTCATCTAAGACATTTGCAACATCGTGGAGGAAGATATATGATTCTATTGTCTGATGCCATAAATACTATCAGCTAGAATGGCTTGGACTGAATCGGGATAAAAGTATTACTGGATGTTGCGTAGGGAAGAACAACACATATCAGGTAAATGTTTTCTCACTTAAAGACTATGATGACACCAGAAAgagttttccaaaatttaatccATGCTCTCCCAAGTGTAACATGATTTTAAAGAACGCACATTTTCTGCATCATGCATTAATATGACTATAGgtcatttcaaaatttcttgaTGTAATGAAGAAAGCTACTTCAATGTAATTTAGAGAAACTTGTTTTTTgtaaaaacagaattaaatgatACCTTGCTTTTCTAACAATTTGAATTGTAATATTTTCATGGATGACTGTTAATTTGTATGTTAACTGTATGGATGTAGTGAGAGAGTATATTTTAAGTGACCTTTGCGACAATGGCACTGCCAAGTAATCAACGGTTAAATAGTGGGGAGGGGTTGGTTTGGTTCTTTGGTTCCACCAGTTCTTGAGCAAAGTCGGAATCAATTGAAAAAAGAATggtgggtcattccatgtcaactcaaccagggtccTACGCTAACCATCtcaaattttgatcattttttccctgttgttagtttcaaccttagttaagaaaaatccataATATTAAAGATAGATTATAAGTATTTTCCatgatatgagtgtttgaagtcaatgaggcacataCAAAAATTCTGCCTaccagtcaaattattcaaaactaccatatttgtgcccttGTAAAACCTCAACCAAATGAGCCAAGCTAATAAAACTTTTCGGGGCTATAAAATGCAGCCATAGTTTACCAAAATGCtatcaaaatgattttcaattacaaatttttttcctgtaaatGTTCAAGAATTGtacttttgacaaatttcaacaaaaaagtgacattttcgaATATGTGTAAAATCGCATATATCACATGAAAGCCATAGCGATCACTGTAAACATGAtaaagaccaccaactttaaaatagagtgaggttttgggcaattttgaatttatttgttgatatatCTTATGAAAATGACCATTccgctaatgttttttgttgaaaaatgccactttttcaacttctaataacaaaaaagggacaccaattaagactgaattttttaatataacttgcacTATCCTTCTTCTTTCAGGAGaattaaacctgaagttgctTCCATGATtgatagtgcttctatgatttattttagtgatgATTGTAAAATGGCGGGCCACagcacttatgtttcagggcTTAGCCCCAAAAGGTGTGTGACATTATTAAAAACTCTGGAACTGTCACTGTGGTGTATGAAAACAGATGGTACATTGGCTGTGTTGTTCAAACAGTTGAGGATGCTTACCATCAGGATTAGAGGTTGAGGTGTGTAATTATTCTTCAAatattcaaccagtttttgcCTGTATGCAAATATATAGTAATtccatatatgtatgtatttgctaaaatgttgctaattaaaaatagattggctgctaaatttaaagaatgatagggGTTAACAGGAACCTCAATACTCAAATTCAACTCACCTTTTGGGAGAAGCCCTGAAACATAACTCCagatttaattttcctgaaagaggaAGGATAATGCACGgtatattaaaaaactcagtcacttaattggtgtcccttttttgttattagaagttgaaaaagtggcatttttcaacaaaacacATTAGCAGAAAgatcattttcataagatttatcaacaaattaattcaaaattgcccaaaacctcactCTATTTCAAAGCTGGTGGTCTTTACCATGTTTACAGTGATCGCTATGGCTTTCATGTGATATATGcgattttatttgtatttgaaaatgtcacttttttgtcaaaatttgtcAAAAGTACAATTCTTGaacatttacagaaaaaaaatttgtaattgaaaatcattttgataGCATTTTGGTAAACTATGGCTGCATTTTACAGCTTCTAAAAGTTTTACTAGCTTGGCTCATTTAGTTTAgattttacaggggcacaaatatggtactTTTGCATAATTCAAGGAGGAGAACAATGGCTTGAAATATATTTGGTGTATTATCTCACGCCCAAAAAGGTTTGTCAACAATTCATAAAGAATATACAGGTACCTGTATGCTAGGAAAAAGataattataaagataaaatataattaaataaattctctGACATTCATAA comes from Ischnura elegans chromosome X, ioIscEleg1.1, whole genome shotgun sequence and encodes:
- the LOC124171651 gene encoding uncharacterized protein LOC124171651, translated to MRSTSPAREPAGLQRESSSQRLAGMKWLRGHLILILSLLILSPSEGRDESWSVECPHECSCHLSHFKDLPMRKWMMEESTGQKGHSQETHEYNNEALHAEDNFQNGPTNEANDLMRMAICVLTKDTQASDLLEKLPTDLEVLTLLQSPDSGIVTLGESIFHNQLDLLALEIQGFQGYGDDQVSGHHGNTIPSHFPSDGSMGESQTKERITLHIESIQQLHSLQYLNLQYVQIEGNGYLFHDEGGPTPKQSMNYKYEVHEDDLEVESPDYAFHNSHQLVFLTPEPEDEILPYGRYRREQEQLKSSIYIGLPNLIFLRLYACGLKEVNWKMFDGLPQLEYLSLEENHLRFIPEFTFYGAPNLKTLSLAYNKLLSLQYTSLAGLLELRKLDLSHNNFSHLSELSLPPLPHLKTADFRHNPIETVFSSTFEIMNATEILYLGGDDIGIEIIQNSFSGLKSLLKLFIHNVNIDIIERVTLTGMPLLRELEMKGSIKAIDFDAFAEVPKLEQLTLSHCQIKTISMDAFIGVFQLIYLDLSYNDLESLPPGIFDQHSSLKELLLQNNKFKELPERVFQNIQAKMIRLDGNPWHCTCAMMGWRETSINKVKERTNSICQNHYDKGLSCRQSGTAYIYDKRVAPQCETPVKYKNWSVFHVLRKVLRCKKYTYKANVIKQSYSNYISKQGLLGMKTRLDESNKLVKKIKPQNEMQAVATITDSVSLVEQQNNETGSETISTSYPEEKQPSSTSLQTVTTSNKPLKSPNTSQSPQTYEDIIVPTTEENGTKIPATEHPHFNPSISNTMAHFPTPSTAKKSKIYKKENVSQITAGRDNDLQNDLLSFLQPNSDRVDNGPPSLKFPIDRDTSKKPSVLKKQGDISINDREYILFDGNKKIKVSKKAYKLEMERQAKERLRSN